Genomic segment of Clostridiaceae bacterium:
TATTGACATTATTTTAATCAAATTATTTTACCTCAGATCCAACTCAACTGATTACTTTCCGGCAGATCTTCAAGGCATCCATGCTGTTCCAAAATTTCAATAACTGTTTTGCTTAATTTAGCCCGCGTTCTCAAGTCCTCTTTTGAAAGAAATTCGCCATTCATCCTTGCTTCACATATATTTTGTGCAGCTGCCGACCCTAAGCCCTGTAATGCTGTTAAAGGTGGCCTTATTCCATCAGGGTAGATTCTAAATTCTGTAGCATCAGACTTATACAGATGTACAGGTAAAAATTTAATTCCCCTTGCGTACATTTCATTAACTACTTCCAGAATAGTAAGTACATTTTTCTCTTTCTGGGTCATTTCATTACCTTTTTTCTCAAGTTCATTTATGGCGTTTTTAACTTTATCCTGTCCGTAAGCCATTAATTCAGCATCAAAATCATCAGCTCTTACTGTAAAATATGTAGCATAAAATGCTTCAGGATAATAAACTTTAAACCATGCTATTCTGAAAGCCATCATAACATAGGCTGCTGCATGGGCTTTGGGAAACATATACTTAATCTTATTACAGGAGTCAATATACCACTGGGGTACACCTTTTTCCTTCATAATTTCTACATACTCTTCCTTGAGTCCCTTGCCTTTTCTTACATCCTCCATTATTTTGAAAGCAGTTTTGGAAGGAAGCCCTGAATGTATAAGAAACAGCATAATGTCGTCCCTGCAGCAGATACATTCAGAAAGTGTTGCTATGCCTTCTCTTATTATATCCTGCGCATTATTCAGCCACACATCAGTACCATGGGACAGGCCGGAAATTCTGATTAGTTCTGAAAAAGTTTTAGGTTTGGTATCTACCAGCATCTGTCTAACAAACTTAGTACCAAACTCTGGTATGCCAAAAGTCCCAACTTCGCTGTTAATATCCTCAGGCTTTATTCCCAAAGCCTCCGTGCTGCTAAAAATACTCATTGTAGCTTTTTCACCAATGGGGATTGTCTGTGCTTTAACACCGGTTAAATCCTCCAGCATCCTGATTACCGTGGGATCATCGTGACCGAGAATATCAAGTTTCAAAATGCTGCCATGTAAAAAATGGTAATCAAAATGGGTGGTTATGACATTGGAGCTTGTATCGTCTGCCGGTCGCTGAATAGGAGAAAAATCATATATTTCCTTATCATTTGGCACTATCATTATACCACCAGGATGTTGACCGGTTGTCCTCTTTATCCCTGTGCATCCTTTAATCAAACGGTTCATTTCAGCATTTGTAACTGCAATACCTCTTTCTTCAAGATAATTCTTCACGAAACCATAGGCTGTTTTTTCAGCCACAGTAGCAATTGTACCTGCCCGGAATACATGACCTTTTCCGAAAAGTTCCTCAACATATTTATGGGCAACTGGCTGATATTTACCTGAAAAGTTTAAGTCTATATCAGGTTCCTTGTCTCCGTCAAAACCCAGGAAAGTCTCAAAAGGTATATCATATCCGTCCTTTTTTAATTGTTGACCGCAACGGGGACATTCCTTGTCTGGTAGGTCAAAGCCGCATTCATAGCTTCCGTCGGTAATAAATTCAGAATATTTGCACCGGGGACATACATAATGAGGTTGAAGAGAGTTCACCTCTGTTATTCCGACCATATAAGCTACAAAAGATGAACCTACAGATCCTCTTGAACCAACAAGGTATCCGTCGCTTAAGGATTTGGCAACCAGTTTCTGGGCAATAAGGTACATTACAGAAAATCCATTTTTTATAATTGAGTTTAATTCTTTCTCCAGCCTTTGCTCAACAATTTCAGGAAGAGGATAACCATAAATCTCTTTTGCCCTCTCTTCAGCCATTATCTTTATTTCATCCGCTGCTCCTTCCATTTTGGGAGGAAAGGTTCCTTCAGGAACCGGTGCAAGAACATCTATCATATCTGCTATTTTATTAGTATTTCCAACAACTACATTGTAGGCTTCTTCCTCTCCCAAATAGGAGAACTCTTTCAACATTTCATCAGTAGTTCTGAAATAAAGGGGAGCCTGCCTGTCAGCATCTTCATAGCCCTGACCGGCCATCAATATCCTTCTGAAAACTTCATCTTCAGGGTCCATAAAATGCACATCACAGGTTGCAACGACAGGTTTGTCATGTTTTTTTCCAAGTTCTACAATTTTTCTATTTATATTCTTAAGCTCTTCAAAGTTTTTAACCTTCTGATTTGCAATTAAAAATTCATTATTCCCAAGAGGCTGGATTTCCAAATAATCATAGTACTTTACAATCTCACTTATTTCTTCCTCACCTTTATTATTTACAATTGCAGAGTATAATTCTCCAGCCTCACATGCACTCCCCAAAATCAGCCCTTCCCTGTGTGAGCTTAAAACGCTTTTGGGTATAAGAGGTCTTTTATAAAAATACTTTAAATGCGATACAGAAACCAGCTTATACAGATTTTTAAGCCCTGTTTGATTTTTCGCAAGTATTACAGCATGGTAGGAAGAAGTTTTCGTATAATTAGTATTGCTGGAAAATGCCCTCTGAATATCTTTAATAGTGGTTAATCCCCTGTCTTTTAGAATATTCAGGCATTTTATAAAAATATGGGCGGTTGCGGTAGCATCATCCAGAGCTCTGTGATGGTTATCTAAAGAAATACCTAAATGTTTTGCAACAATATCAAGTTTATGCCTTTCCAATTCCGGGAACAAACAGCGGCAAAGCTGGAGAGTATCAATTATAGGATTAGTAAAAGGTCTCCCAATTTCTTTAGCCTTATTTATAATAAAACCTGTATCAAAAGGTGCATTATGCGCAACAACCGGCAAATCTCCAACAAAGTCCAGGAAATTTTTCAAGACTTCAGCAATTCCTGGAGAATCTTTAACCATATCATTTGATATACCGGTTAACCTAGTAATAAACTCTGAAATATTAATATCAGGATTTATTAATGACTGAAAAGTATCAATTATCTCCCCTTCTTTTATCATAACTGCTGCAATCTCAATAATCTTGTCATTTACGGCATTTAAGCCTGTTGTCTCTATGTCAAACACTACAAAAGCATCGTCAAGCAAATAATCCCTTGGATTTGATACAATGGACATTTGATCATTTACTATGTAACATTCGATTCCATAAATAACTTTTATATTATTCTTTTTTGCAGCTTCATATGCATCAGGATATGCTTGTACCACACCATGATCCGTAATTGCAACAGCTTTGTGTCCCCATGCCGAAGCTCTGGATATCAAATCTTTAACAGGAGTTACAGCGTCCAGAGCGCTCATCTGGGTATGCATGTGAAGTTCCACTCTTTTTTCTTCAGCTTTATCTTCTTTTATATTTTTTTCTGTCTCTATTATGTCATAGGCAAAAATACATATTTCTCTTGAAAATTTATCATACTGAACTTCTCCCCGAACTTTCACCCGTTTATTTTCTTTAATCTTTTCCTGTAATATTCCAAGTTTGTCCTTGTCTGCAAAACATTTGACAGTCAGAGAGCTTGTCCTATCAGTAATATCAAAGGTGCACAGATACCTTCCTCCCCGCAGTTCCTTGAATTCTACTGAGAATATGTCTCCACATATTGCAACTCTGCCGGAGTTAGAGTTTACTTCCTGCATTTTTACAATATCATCCTTGAAATCCTTACCCAATATGATTTCTGTTGGTGTCTTTTCACCATTCGAGTTCTTGGAATCTTTCTTTAATCCATTATTATTGGTTGAAATCTCATTTAATGCGCGGGATTCTTCTTTTTTAACCAGATTAATATACTCATTAACCATGGTTTCTGTGTCACTTGAGTCAACAAATTTTACTTTTACGTTATATGAAAATGAATCTCTGATAAGTTCTTCAATTAACCTGTTACAGCCGAGGGATTCCAGTATTTCGCTGCCTTTCCCCCTTAGCTTTATAAACAATCTGTTATCATGGACTTCCCAGGAAGAGTTGTCAAGGATCCCCCTGCTGACCGCAACCCTGTGATTAACATTAAACAATATGCCGTCTTTAAATCTTTCCACTATCTCCTGAAGGGAAGAATTTACATTAAATCTAAGTTTCACTCTGACATTATTAAATCCAAGTTTTTCAGCAAGTCTATCTTCTATATTGCATATTGTAGAAAACTCGATTATTTCACCTGTCGAAGCACAAATCTCAAGAAGATCTGAATTTTTATATATATTAACTGTATTTATGTCTATGTTGTTTAGAATGTTAAATATTTCTCCTGAAGTACTCATTATCTTTTAGCCAACCTCAACCTCCCATATACCCTTAATATCTGCCAATACATTTTCATCCTGAGGCAAAAACCTTTTGCCAGTCCTAGTTTCTCTTCTTTCATAATATGTGTTACCTCTTCCAGTAAAACTTCCATCACTTTTATATTTTTCTGCTCTATAAATTCTGTCATTGCTATTTCTATCCCATATCCAGTTATTTCTGTACTGAAAATATCATCCAGTATATACCTCTTGAGGGCTCTTTGTCCTGATAAATGAGGAGCAATCTTCTGAGCAAGATCAGTTGAAAATCTTCCACTGTCAAATATACCAATTGTCATCTCAACCTCATTATCAATAACCGGTTTTATCATCTTATTTACATGTTCCGGACTCAACCCTACCAAATCTGCATCAAGAAGAACTATTATATCGCCTTTTGCAACTTTAAGTCCTTCCCTGATTGCCTCAGCTTTTCCTTTGTTCTCTTTACAATTTATTACCATTGCGCCACATTCTTTGGCTATACCTACTGTATTGTCCTCAGAACCGTCACTAACAACAATAATTTCCTGGACATCTTTTACTTTTTTTAAGGTTTTAATGACTGCTGAAATGGTTTTTTCCTCATTATATGCAGGTATAATTGCACTAATATACATTTTCTTTCTCCTTTATCTAAAGCTTTTCAACCTCTTTTATCAATTCCTGGACAATTTCATCCTGAGGAATTTTCCTTACAATTTTACCTTTTTTAAATAACAAGGCTTCTCCTTTCCCGCTTGCAATCCCAATATCTGCCTCTTTTGCCTCACCGGGCCCGTTTACTGCGCAGCCCATAACGGCAACCTTGATATTTTTATTAATATTAGCCAGCTTGTCCTCAACTTCCCTTGTAATCTTAATTAAATCAATCTGGCATCTTCCGCATGTAGGGCAGGAAATAATATTAAGGCCTTGATCCCTTATTTCGAGAGTTCTTAATATATCTATGCCAACCTTCACCTCTTCCACAGGATCATCTGTCAGAGACACTCTTAAAGTATCTCCGATCCCTTCAGCCAGAAGAGAGCCAATACCTATTGCTGATTTTATCGTTCCCATATATATGGTACCTGCTTCAGTTATTCCAATATGAAGAGGATAATGTGTTTTCTCTGCTATTAATCTGTAGGCTTTAATTGTCATGAGAACACTGGAAGCCTTAATAGAAAATATAATATTATCAAAGTTTAAGTCTTCAAAGATTCTGGAATGTTCCAATGCACTTTCCACCATACCCTCAGGAGTAATTTTCCCATATTTCTCCAAAATATGTTTTTCAATGGACCCTGAATTTACACCTATACGAATTGGAATATCCCTTTCTTTTGCAACTTTTACAACTTCTAAAACTTTGTCTCTTCCACCGATATTTCCGGGGTTAATCCTAATTTTATCAGCACCATTTTTCATACTTGCTATGGCAAGCCGGTAGTCAAAATGTATGTCTGCTATAAGTGGTATGGAAATTGCCTTTTTTATTTTCTTAATTGCATTGGCAGCTTCTTCATCAGGAACTGCTACTCTTACTATATCACAACCTGCATCCTGGAGTCTTTTTATTTGGTTAATTGTAGACTCTGCATCACGGGTATCCGTATTGGTCATAGATTGCACAGTGATAGGGGCATCTCCACCTATATAAATATTTCCCACCCTTATTTTTTTAGTAAGCTTTCTTTTACAGCAGTTCTTCACGCCAGTCTATCCTCCGGTTACCCTACGTAATATGTCGTTATATGTTGAAAAAATCATAAGTATTATTAAAAATATAAATCCTATAAAAGAAATAAAGGCTTCTTTTTCAGGCGGAATAGGTTTCTTTCTTATACCCTCCACAGCAAGTAAAAGTAATTTACTTCCGTCCAGAGCCGGAAATGGTACAAGATTTACAAGTCCAAGATTAATACTGATAAATGAGGCCAGGCTAAATACTCCGATGAATTTATCAAAAAAAGTTGGACTTTGCTCCACTACATCTCCGATAACTCCTACTATTCCAATGGGTCCTGACAATTGTGACAAAGACACTCTTCCGGTAATCAACCAGATAATTGAATACATTACATTGCGCGCTACCGAATAGGCATACCTGAATGAGTATCTTATTGTTTCAATAAAATTTCCTTTAGCTCTTGCAAAATAAATTCCTATATCATATTGCTCCTCATTTAAATCTGTTATGGGAACTGTTTCAAACTGAAGCTCCTGACCATCACGGTCTACAGTAACTTTTACTGTCTGGCCTGAGTTTCTGTTCATAAATTCCCTTATTTCCCTGTTATTGTCAACAGGAGTGTCGTTCAGCTTTACAATCTTGTCTCCCTGTCTAAGTCCGGCTTTATAGCCTGGAGATTCAGGATCAATATTTCCTATAATATTTGATTCCTCTCCGAAGGATTTTTTTGGGGTAAATCCGATAATAAATCTATTTTTAGGTATAACCTCAGGATATACCGTAAAAGTTTTCTTTTCTCCATTTCGTATTACTTCGATCTCAGCAGGTTTTCCTTTTGTGCCAAACAGAAAGAGATAAATATCGGCAGGATGAAATACTCTTTTATTATCAAAACTAACTATTTCATCCCCTTCCCTTATTCCGGCTTCATATGTCTGGGATGTAGTATCAATAACCTCAATCCTGGTAGTACTATAGCCGGTAAGAGAGCTTAATAAAACGATTATTATTATAGCTGAAATTATATTCATGAGAGGTCCCGCCGCCAGTACTGAGGCTCTTACTCTCAGAGGTTTTTTGTTATAAGCTCTTTCATCTTCAGAAGCTGCTTCTTCTCCTTCCATTTTTACATATCCTCCGAGGGGAATAAGCCTCACAGAATACTGAGTTTCTCCTTTTTGTACACTGAACAACTTTGGTCCCATAAAAAGTGAAAATTCCAGTACTTTTATATCAGAAAGTTTTGCAACAATAAAATGTCCAAATTCATGTATTATTATCAAAAAGCTAAGAGTCAGTATAGCTACTATTGTTTGCATTATTATCAACCACCATTCCGCTGACAGACATCAGCAATTCTAAGCGCATGTACAAGCATTTCTTGCAGCATTTCTGGCCCAACAATCTACTTTTATTATATCATTCAAATCAGGCATAATATTCACAGTATGGCTATCCATAACCTTTTTAATTATACGGGGAATGTCCCCGAATCTTATTTTCTTATTGAGAAACAAATTTACTGCTTCTTCATTCGCTCCATTCATGGCAGCCGGCATAGTCCCTCCTATTGCCAGAGCTTCATATGCAAGCCTCAGGCAGGAAAATGTACTGTAATCTGGTTCTTCAAAGGTAAGCTTGCCATACTTAAGCAAGTCTAACTTCTCATAGTTATTGTATCTCCTGGAAGGATAACTTAAAGCATACTGAATTGGCACCCTCATATCTGGAATACCTAATTGGGCAATGACAGATCCATCTATATATTCAACCATTGAATGTATAATACTCTGAGGATGAATCAATATATCAATTTTTTCAGGTTGAATGTCAAACAGCCATCTGGCTTCAATAACCTCCAGGCCTTTATTCATAAGAGTTGCCGAATCTATTGTTATTTTGCTTCCCATTTTCCAGTTAGGATGAGCCAGAGCATCTTCCACTGAAACATTTTCCAGTTCAGAAGCTTTTTTCCCTCTGAAAGGCCCTCCGGAAGCTGTAAGTATTATTCTGTTTACTTCTTTGTTTTTGTTGCCATGAAGGCATTGAAATACTGCTGAATGTTCACTGTCCACAGGTAAAATTTTCACCTGCCGTTTTCTGACTTCAGCCATAACTATTTCCCCTGCAGCAACAAGTACTTCCTTATTAGCGAGCGCAATATCTTTTCCCTTTTTTATAGCCTCGAATACAGGTACCAGTCCAGCAATGCCAACTATAGAAGCTACTACCATTTCAGCTTCGTCAGCAGTTGCTACTTTTATCAGTCCTTCCTCTCCGCTGTATATTTCTACTCCCAATGATTCAAATCTATTTTTCACATCTCTGGTAAATACTTCTTCTCCCACAGCCACAATTCTGGGCTTGAATTCCCTTACCTGTTTTTCCAGCAGTTCAACATTGGAATTAGCTGTCAAACCAATAACTTTATATCCCAAATTCCTGATTACGTCAAGAGTCTGAACTCCTACAGACCCTGTAGAACCTAGTATTGAAATAAGCTTACTCATTGATTGTCTCCCTTATGTCTAATTCCATTAACTAATGTATCTTACTTAAATCTTATAGTCTGAATAATAATCCCAGATAGAAATAAATAACGGGTGCTACAAATAGTATACTGTCAAATCTGTCAAGTATTCCTCCATGTCCTGGAATTAAATTTCCATAATCCTTTACCTTGACATTCCTCTTAATAGCCGAAGCTACCCAATCACCCAGCTGTGATATAATTCCGCTTAGAGCTCCCATTATAGCATAATGGTACAATGGTATGTCAGTATAGCTTCTGCCAGCTAAATGACCATATACCAGTAATGCCAGAATGCCACCTATAAACCCTCCAATAGAGCCCTCAAGCGTTTTTTTGGGACTTATTTCCGGCAATATTTTGGTTTTTCCTATTGTAATGCCTGTAAAATAAGCAAAAGTATCTGTTGCCCAGGCTCCGATAAATATAAGCCATATAAAGAATTCCCCTCTTTCAAGATTTCTTGTCAGGGAAATAAAGGATAATAAATATGGTATGTACATCATTCCTATAGCAGTCAGCCCTATATCAACAATGTTATATTTTTTATTAAAGAATACAATTGTAAGCAGTAATGTAACTAATATTATAAAGAAAAATGCAGTAATCAGATAGGTAGTACCTACTGCTTCAGTTATTGTTCTATAGAGCCCGCCCTGGTTTTTATTAAGACTTATAAAAAGTAAAGGCAAGCATGAAACATATCCTGGAATTTTAACAGGTTTATATCCTCCTTTGGATAGTGTGTTATAAAACTCACTAAGCCCAACTAAAGATATAAGAAAAATGGCAACCGAAAATACCTGCTTGTTAGTTAAAGCAGCAATTAACAGGATAATCCCAACAATTGAACTTAATACTCTAGTCTTTAACAATTATATTCCCCCGTACCTTCTATTTCTTTCTTGATAATCCTTTATGGCTTTCAGCAAATCCTCCTCGCTAAAGTCCGGCCATAGCACATCAGTAAACCAAAGTTCTGAGTATGCTGCCTGCCAAAGGAGAAAATTACTAAGCCTTTCTTCTCCGCCTGTTCTTATTATAAGATCAGGATCGGGTATACCTGCAGTATATAACCTGTCAGCTACAGTCTTCTCATTTATTGCACTCGGCTTTAACTTGCCCTGATTAACTTCCTTGGCGATTTCTTTTGCCGCCTGGGCTATTTCAGCCCTGCCCCCATAATTTAAAGCTATATTTAAAATTAAGCCTGTGTTTTTTTCTGTCATTTTCATTACTTTTTGGGTTTGTAATCTAATTTCTTCAGATAATCTTGACAAATCCCCTATAACTCTTATTCGGGTATTATCCCCTGCCAATTCCTTTTCAGCTCTCTGTAAATACTCTAAAAGCAGAGCCATAAGCGAGTCTACTTCACTTTTAGGTCTATTCCAGTTTTCGGTGGAAAAGGCATATACAGTTAGATATTTTATACCTATCTTTTTACAGGCTTCCACAATCCTTCTAAGAGTCTGGGAACCTTCCCTGTGGCCTATATTTCTTGATAATCCCTTTTTTCTGGCCCATCTCCCATTCCCGTCCATAATTATGGCAATATGTTCAGGAAGATTATTTTTATTTAGAGTATGTATATATTTATTTCTTTTGAGCAGTTTTCTAAATAAATTCATGTATCCTCCCAAATAATAACTTCACATAATATACCCCACAATACCTTTTGTACTATATACTATTAACTGTGAAGTTATATTATTTGAATTTTCTTCTGACTAAAATATTATACCAGTTTTTTCTGAATAATAAAACTTAAGAATAGGGGTTTTTTGTTCAAATAAGATAAAGAGCACTCTTCTTTCGAAAGGTGCTCCATATAATTTGTTAACCTATTGTTGGATTACATACAAGCAATTCAACTTTATTGTCTCCTATGTGCCTTATTCTTACTACTCTGTAAAAATCATGATATTCAGATGATTTTTCTCTTGGCGGGCTGGTAGTTTCTATTTTATGTATAACAAAACCAGAATCCAGAAGCAAATCTATGGCATCTTCAACAGTAAATCCAATTATATCGGGAATACCCATGTGTTCAAATACCTCTTGACTAAACTTCCATAATTTCTTTTTCTTTTGCTTCTACTATTTTATCTATTTCAGCAATGTATTTGTCAGTCAGGTTCTGGATATCTTTCTCAGCAACCTTCAAATCATCTTCACTAATCTCGCTTTTCTTTTTCATGGACTTAAATTGCTCAATTGCATCTCTTCTTATTGATCTAATTGCAACTTTTGAATCCTCACCATGCTTTTTTACAATTTTAGTTAATTCTTTCCTTCTTTCCTCAGTTAGAACCGGGAAAACCAATCTTATAACTTTACCATCATTAATGGGATTAATACCTAAATCAGACTTTTGTATCGCTTTTTCAATATCCTTTAATACTTTTATATCCCATGGCTGAATTACTATTACTCTTGCTTCAGGTACATTAATGCTACCCAGCTGATTAATGGGAGTTGGTACACCATAATAGTCTACACTGATTTTGTCCAATAAAGCAGGATTAGCCCTACCTGCCCTTAAACCTGCAAGTTCTGATTTTAATACAGCAATAGTCTTTTTCATTCTTTCTTCAGTAGGTTTGTAAGCTTCCTTATCCATTATCAACCCTCCATTTATATATAAAATTGCCATAAAATATGCTGAATTGGCAGTGAACTAAATCTTTTGTTATTATTATACTACGGTTTTTTATTATGCTCTACTTGGAAATGGTTGTTCCTATACTTTCCCCACAGATAACTCTTATTATGTTTTCAGGCTCGTCCAAGCCAAATACTACAATAGGTATTTTATTATCCATACATAATGAAGTAGCTGTTGAATCCATAACCCCAAGACCTTTGTTCAATACTTCAATATAGGATAAAGTATTGAATTTTCTGGCTTCAGGATTTATAGCCGGATCACTGTCATAGACTCCATCAACTTTAGTAGCCTTTAAAATTACTTCAGCATCAATCTCCGCAGCTCTTAAAGCAGCAGTTGTATCTGTTGAGAAAAACGGATTTCCTGTACCACAGGCAAAAATAACTACTCTCTTTTTTTCCAGATGTCTTACTGCCCTTCTTCTTATATATGGTTCAGCAATCTGGCGCATTTCTATGGCTGTCTGGACTCTTGTGGGGACATTCTTTGATTCCAGGGAATCCTGTAATGCAAGAGCATTTATTACTGTGGCAAGCATTCCCATATGGTCAGCAGTGGTTCTATCCATTCCCTTACCGCTTTTTCCTCTCCAGAAGTTACCGCCTCCTACAACAATCGCAATTTCAACTCCCATTTTCGTGGCTTCAGCAATTTTATCTGTCACATTGCTCAATATCTCAGGATTAATACCACTTTTATCCTGTCCTGCCAAAGCCTCACCGCTTATCTTAAGTAAAACTCTTTTGTATTTTGGTGTCTTCATCAAAATATTTCCCCCAACCTAAGTATTCTTCTACACTAATAGTTAAAATCCTTCTGCATGGAATATAAAAAGCACTTAGTTCCTACGCTTAAAAAAAGGGAACATATAACTTATGTTCCCCTTTTTATTAACCTTTAATTTGTTTCATTACTTCATCTGCAAAGTTTTCTTCTTTCTTCTCTATACCTTCTCCTCTCTCAAACCTTGCAAATCTTCTGATATTAATATTTTCTCCTATTTTAGCTATCTTTTCATTTAATAACTGTTGTATGGTCTTGTCCGGATCCTTAATCCAAGGTTGTTCCAGCAGACATACTTCTTTGTAGAACTTCTCTATTCTTCCTTCTACCATTTTATCAACTATTTTCTCTGGCTTTCCTTCGTTTAATGCCTGAGCCCTGAGTATGCTCTTTTCCTTTTCAATTATGTCCTGGGGAACATCCTCTCTACGTATATATTCAGGTTTAGCAGCAGCTATCTGCATTGCAATATCCTTTACAAAAGTCCTGAATTCTTCATTCTTGGCTGCAAAGTCTGTTTCAATGTTAACCTCAACTAGAACTCCAATTCTACCATCACCATGAATATACGCATCAACCAAACCTTCTGCAGCAATTCTTCCAGCTTTCTTTGCCGCAGCTGCAAGTCCTTTTTCCCTTAATATCTCAATTGCTTTTTCAATATCACCATTTGCTTCCGTAAGAGCCTTCTTGCAATCCATCATACCGGCACCGGTTCTTTCGCGAAGCTGCTTTACTTGATCAGCAGTAATCATTTAAATACCTCCAAATCTCAATTATTTACTATGAATAAATTAAATTATTCTTCAGTAACTGTTTCTTCAGGGAATATTTGCTCTACTTCAACTGCTTCTGTTTCAACTGTTTCTATATCTTCTGCCTTTTCATCTGCCTCTGCCACAACTTCTCCAGAATCTGGTTCGGAAGCAGTAAACTGTTCACCCTGTTTACCCTCAAGAACAGCATCTGCAATCTTGCTTGCAATTAACTTAACAGCTCTTATAGCGTCGTCATTTCCAGGTATTACATAATCAACTTCGTCAGGGTCACAATTAGTATCAACTATTGCAACAACAGGTATACCTAATTTCCTTGCTTCTAATATGGCATTTTTTTCTTTTCTTGGATCAACAACAAACATTGCAGCTGGTAATCTTTTTAGGTTCTTAATTCCACCAAGGTACTTTTCAAGTTTTTCTACTTCATTCTTTAATTTAATTACTTCTTTCTTGGGGAGTACATCGAAGATCCCATTTTCCTGCATTTCATTCAGCTGATTCAATCTATCAATTCTTTTCCTGATGGTTTTGAAATTTGTAAGCATGCCACCTAACCATCTGACATTTACATAGAACTGTCCACATCTTTCAGCTTCTTCTTTTATAGAATCCTGAGCCTGCTTCTTTGTTCCGACGAAAATAACTTCTCCCCCGTTCATAGCTACTTCACGAATAAAGGAGTAAGCTTCTTCGATTTTCTTTACGGTTTTCTGCAAATCTATAATATAGATTCCATTTCTTTCCGTAAAAATATATTCAGCCATTTTGGGATTCCATCTTCTGGTCTGATGGCCGAAATGAACACCTGCTTCTAATAACTGTTTCATTGACACTACTGACATAATAAAATTACCTCCTATTGTTTTTATACCTCCATCGTCTTCATCTTCGCGAGATACCCAATGGCAACTTCTCGAAAATCTGACAATGTGTGTATTTTTTTACCGTTATTTAACCGTTATGTAGTATAACATAACAAAATGACGTATGCAATAGATTTATCATAAAATAGGCCTTATCAAAACATATATTTATATTTCCCATTATTTGCGGGTCTATATAACAGATATTATAAAACTAAATTATGCTAACTTGCATATTATTAATAATAATTGTAAAAT
This window contains:
- the rpsB gene encoding 30S ribosomal protein S2; amino-acid sequence: MSVVSMKQLLEAGVHFGHQTRRWNPKMAEYIFTERNGIYIIDLQKTVKKIEEAYSFIREVAMNGGEVIFVGTKKQAQDSIKEEAERCGQFYVNVRWLGGMLTNFKTIRKRIDRLNQLNEMQENGIFDVLPKKEVIKLKNEVEKLEKYLGGIKNLKRLPAAMFVVDPRKEKNAILEARKLGIPVVAIVDTNCDPDEVDYVIPGNDDAIRAVKLIASKIADAVLEGKQGEQFTASEPDSGEVVAEADEKAEDIETVETEAVEVEQIFPEETVTEE
- the tsf gene encoding translation elongation factor Ts, encoding MITADQVKQLRERTGAGMMDCKKALTEANGDIEKAIEILREKGLAAAAKKAGRIAAEGLVDAYIHGDGRIGVLVEVNIETDFAAKNEEFRTFVKDIAMQIAAAKPEYIRREDVPQDIIEKEKSILRAQALNEGKPEKIVDKMVEGRIEKFYKEVCLLEQPWIKDPDKTIQQLLNEKIAKIGENINIRRFARFERGEGIEKKEENFADEVMKQIKG